The Chlamydia sp. sequence CATTTTCTAAAAACAGGACTGGATTGTTATTTCGAATTGCAGATTTAAGAAGGCCTTTTGCATCTGCAGGGGTCGCTGGAGCTATGACAATCAAGCCTGGAATATTGGCGTAAAGAGCTTCAACACAATGAGAATGCTGACAAGAGACCTGAGCAGCAGCTCCATTAGCTCCCCTGAAAACAATAGGGACAGAAAATTTTCCGCCAGTCATATAATGCATCTTTGCTGCATGAGAGATGATTTGATCCGCAGCGACCAAAGAAAAGTTCCAACTCATAAACTCAATAATAGGGCGTAGCCCTGTTAATGCTGCGCCGATGCCAATACCCGAGAATGCAGCTTCACTAATAGGAGTGTCAATAACTCGAGTTGGTCCCCACTTATCTAAAAGATTTTTTGTGACTTTATAAGCACCATTGTATTCAGCAACTTCCTCTCCCAAGATACAAACATTAGAATCTCGAGTCATTTCTTCATCAATAGCTTGTCTGATAGCTTCTCGAATTTCGAGTGTAACGAATTTAGGCATAGACCCCCTCTTCTAAAGTAGCAACAGCAGGTTCAGGATCAAGACGAGCCTGTGAAAATGCTTCTAGGACTGCTGTTTTACTTACTTGTCGTAAGTTTTTAAAATCATCTTCGGATAAAACGTTGGCACGGACCAGCCACTCTTTAGCAAAAAGGATAGGGTCTCGCTTTAATAAACAGCGCATTTCTTCTTTAGAGCGATATAGATTTGGATCAGAAATAGAATGCCCTCTAAAACGAGAACACAAAGCTTCCACAATGAGAGGAGAGCCTGTTTGTTGTATATGCTTATAGGCTTCTCTGAAGCCTATAAGCGAATTAAACAGATCAAACCCATTCAAGGTAACGGAAGATAATCCGTATGAAATAGCTTGTGACTCTGCTATAGGCTGTTTAGCAATTGCTCTATGCAAAGCAGTTCCCATTCCCCAACCATTGTTTTCAATGATTAGCATTAAAGGTAGAGAGTGGAGAGCTGCAAAATTTAACGTTTCGTGAAAAACGCCTTGAGCAACAGCCCCATCGCCAATAAAACACAATGAAAGCGACGGAATGTTCTGGTATTTCATAGAAAAAGCGGCACCTGCAGCCAAGGGGATTTGGCCCCCCACTATGCCAAATCCTCCAGGGAAACGTTCACCGCACATATGCATAGATCCGCCTCTTCCCAAAGCACATCCAGTTTCTTTTCCCAATAATTCTGCAGCCAGTTGATGCAAAGGAATATCTAGTAGAAGAGCGACTCCATGACAGCGATAAGAAGAAAAGAACCAGTGATTTTTTCCTGTGCAAGCAATTGCCGCTGTAGCAACTGCTTCTTGGCCAATATAGGAGTGGTAAAATCCTCCAACAAGACCTTCTAAATAGGCTTCTTCTCCGCGAATTTCAAATTCACGAATAAGAAGCATTTTTTCTAAAAGATTAATACAGAAATCGGTGCCGAAGTCTTCAATAACCTGGGAAACCTGGGCTTCTGTAATTTCCTCAGAAGCTATGTTGTAGGTCAGGGGACTCATAGATTCTCTTAGATAAGGTGATTCCTAAAAATTTTCAGAATATCTTAATTATATTTACAGTGTTCTTAAGTAAATCGTTCTTGAAATACTCTATATGCGAGGTTTTGGTCTTCACGCAACTTATGCTACACAAAACAATTTTTCGGCACTACCTAGAAAAATCAAAGAACACCAATATTATTTTTGATTTTAAAAATTCATTTTTTACTTCAGATCGAATTGTTAAGTCTTTTTTAAGATTTTCGGCTGTTGTGTTTTAACAGGTAAAAAAATACAATGCCTGTTCAAAAATTTTGTTTGCGTGGAGTTTAGTGTGCGTTCTTTTAATTCCTTCTTTGGTCTTCTCTCTCAGAGGATTCCTAGCGTGGGGGCCTCATCTTGGATAGCTGGAGAAAATGGACAATCTTCATTAGAGGACAGAGATCAGGATACAGAAGCAAGATTGGAAAAAAAATTGTCAGCAATTTGTAGAAGGACCGGTTGTTTTTGTCAAAAACAGATAGAAAATTTTGCACACGCACAACTTTTGAAGCATACTGGGATCTTTCCTTGTTCTGAAGAAGAATTGAAGGATATTTACGAGCTGTTTTCTTCTTTAGAATCTTTTAGGCAACAATTGGCTCAGTTATTCTTTTATACTCCTCCTTTAAATCAGGAATGGGAAGATTTCTTAAAAGTTTTCTTTTTTTTTGAAAAAAGAGAATTAGGGGGTATTCTAGTTTCTGCTGGGCCTTTTGAGGCCTTTGATAAATATTTATACCAAGTGAATAAAGCGCGCACAGTTCCCGTGTTAATGGCTACAACGGTTCCTTATGCCTTACAAGCCTATTATTCGTACACCAATAGAACTCCTTTTCAAGAGAAAGAAGATTTTTTCCGGTTAGGAGAAGAAGTAGGAGCTTTTCTTCAAGAAAGGAAAGTTTCTATAACTCTCATGTATAAAGAAATTTTAGATTTAGATGCCAAAGAATATGCTGAAATGTGTCAAGGTCTTCGACACTCTAGGATCGTTCAAGGAAAAGTTTTTCATTCTTTTGCTCAAGGGAAGGATAAGTTTAATCCTATATCTGTCAATTATGATCTTATGGGGACTATTGCTGCGTTATCAGCAAACATAGACCAATCATGCTTATGTTTTTGCGGGAGCCATATTTTTAATAATTGTGAAATGGCCATTAAAACTTTACATAAAGGAGGAGACGTTTTTACGTTCTCCTCATTGGCGGAGTTTCAATTCGGTGAGAAACAGTTATTGCATTTAGTTTCTACGGGAAGGGTATGCCCGGAAATTATCCGTAAAAAACTGATCAAAGTTTTATTATTAAAAAAGAGAAACTGCTTATAACCCGTTACGCAATTCACTTTGTCTTTAACAGTTTCTTTGTATTTACTAGATTAGTGTTGCTCTGAGAGAGCCTCTAGTTTTTGAACAAGCTTTTCCAACGATGCAACACGTTCTTCAAGGCGAGGAAGATTTCGAATCTTAGCTACTTGACGATGAATTTCTTGGTATGGGCGAGCAGGAGCTCCTCCATAGATTCCAGGAGAGGTGATAGATTTAGTAACACCAGTTTGTGCCATCATAATGACATGATCTGTAATGCAAATATGTCCTGTGATACCTGCTTGTCCGCCAATAATCACATGGTTTCCAATTTTAGTCGAACCAGCAATTCCTGCTTGAGCTACGACCATACTATGTTGACCGATTTCAACCTGATGCGCAATTTGTACAAGATTGTCAATTTTTGAACCTTCACGTATGATACTGTGTCTAAATCTCCCTCGATCAATGGTTGTGTTAGCGCCAATCTCAACATCATCTTCAATAATTACTTGCCCTAAGTGTTTTAAGTGTTTATGTTGTCCAAAAGCACTCGTGACATAACCAAAACCACAGGAGCCTATGACAGCTCCTGGTTGGATAATTACTCGTTTCCCTATAGAAACTCGTTCTCTAATAACAACCCGAGGGTAAATATGGGAATGCTCTTTGATTGTTGAATAAGCTCCAATAAAGCTTCCAGATCCTATATGACAAGATGCTCCAATATGAGCATGCTGACAAATAACAGCATAAGGCTCGATACACACATGCTCTTCAATAATTGCTGTAGGATGAATAATTGCTGTAGGATGAATGCCTGAGAAACCAGTCTCTACAGGAGACATGAACAGCTCTAAACATTTTTGAAAAACTAGAGAAGGAGATTCTGAAACTACAATGAAATTCTTGTTCAATTCTCGATGTTTTTGAAACTGTGTTCGAGAAAGAATAATAGCCCCAGCTTCTGATGTTTTTAAATGTTTAGCATATCGTTCATTATCCAAAAAAGTAATATGTGCCGACTTTGCTTCCCCAATCTCTTCAACTCCGGAAAGAAGAGTGGCTCCATTTCCTTGAAACTCAACTTTTAAAAAATCAGCTACTTGCTCAAGAGAATAAACGGGTTGAGACATACGGCACTCCTAGACTAGCTTCGCATGTTAATTATTTTGAAAAGAATCATCAAGAATTTTAATAACAGCATCTGTTTTATCTGCCGAAGCATCGATAGATAAGATAATGTCTTCATTGAAAAGAGCTACAAGCTTTTCTTGAACTCTAACAATTTCAGACGCCTTTTTTACTTCGTCCATAATCTTCTGCATACGTTTGAGATTGCTTTGATTCAATATTTGATAATATTGCCCTTGGGCTGTATTGTATTCTGCAGACAGCTCTTCAAACTTTTTTCTTAATTCCGTAGCAGCAGATTCGGAAAGACCTTCCATGTAATCATCGTCTTGAAGCTTCGAATAGATAGAAGAGAGTTCTTCTTCCATTTTTGCCATGCTGTTGGAGAATTGGGTTTTCATTTTTTCAAATTCAGCAGATTCTTTTTTACCAAGAGCGGATTCTTCTAGACAGCGACGCAGATTAACAATTCCTATCGCATGTGTAGAAGTTGCTGCTAATGCGGACGAAGAAGCAAAAGATAGTAAACCAAATAACAAAAGCTTTTTCATAATTCTTTCCTATATAAAAACATAACCAGATAGATCGGTGAAGAAAAGGAATTCTTCTCCTTTCAGATCCTAGAATACTCCTCCCAAAGCGAAAAAGAATCTTTGAGATACATCAATTTTTTCCTTATTGAGGATTTCTGTTGGACGGAATGGCCAGCCCCAACCTAACATGATTGGTACATTGTTCATCATATCAAAACGTAATCCAAATCCAGCACTACTACATAAATCCTTGAGACGGATAGTGTATTCTTCGGTACCGATGAAACCTGAATCCAGAAATACAAAGGCATTGATACAGGGTTGAGAGATCACTGGATACTGGAATTCTTCCGTTAACAGTAGGGAAGACAGTCCTCCCTGTGGTTCTGTTGGAGAAAACTTAGGCCCAATAATGAAAGGCTTGTAACCTCGAACAGTAGATTCTCCTCCCAAAAAGAAACGTTCGCTAATAGGAATTCCTTCTGAAGTTGTTGTTCCAAAAGGTTTAATGAACTTAGCCTCTCCTCGAATTTTCAAAACACCTTTTTTGGTTAATAGGCGGTAAATAGAGCCACTAGCAGTTAATTTAGTAAATTGATAGGTTCCCCCTAACCCTGAAAGTTCAAAGTTTAAAGAGCTGCGAATTCCCATCGTAGGTTTTCTAGGATTGTCAATCGAGTCGTAAAGGACATTAAGCCCCGCAGCAGAAACAAACCCTTTGTTGCTATCTAGATCTGGTCCAGGTTTATTAGGATTTTGTGTTTTTTTTCGTAAACTTAGACTTGTTTGGCTACCCCGATAGTACATTCCATATTTTAATTTATCGTTTAAAATATACGTGGTACTAATATTCCCTCCGTAGGTGTCTACGAAATAGTCTTTGGATAAAGCTTTATTAATAGATTTATCTAATTCTACACCTAAAATCCATGGAGTATTCAAGAAATGGGGTTTTGTCCATTTAACAGTATAATCAGTAACTTTGTCCCCTAAATTTGCTTTTAAGAATAGATATTCTCCGCCACCTCTTAGAGACTTAAATCCTTTTTTCAACAAGTGTCTTGCACCAAATAAATCAAAGTTACTTTCCGCGATTTCAGCCCCTCCGAACAAGTGATCTAAGGAGCTAAACCCTAAGAACAGTCCTAAATTTCCTGTTTCAGTCTCTTTTACTTCTATGAAAACGTCCCTATAAAGGTCATTAGCATCTAAGGGATCTAGTTGAGAGCGTACCGTATAAACGCTTACACTTTTAAAATATCCAGTGTTGCGTAAACGAGTTTCTGTGTCTTCTAGCTTTAATCTATCGAAAGTATCACCAGGAAATAAGCTTGTCTCGTGTAAAATTACGTCATGTTTAGTATGCGTATTTCCTTTAATCTTGATTAATCCAACTTTATAAGGGGACCCTTCGCTAATTTTATAAGTAATGTCATAGACAGGAAGAGTCGGATGTGCACTAAAGGCTACGTCAACATTGGTATTTACGTACCCATATCTAGCATATGCACTGCGGATCTTTTGAGCTCCAGTCCAAATTTTTTCTGGGCAATACAGGGAATTTGGCCCGACCAATAGTTGTTTATCCAGTAATCGTTTAGATAAAGCACAAAAACCCTCGATATGTACATGTCCCAAGGTATATAGAGGACCTTTATCTACTTTGATAAGAAGAGTAATGTTCCCTTTAGCATCTGTAGATATCTCCTTAGTTACGCTTGCATCCGCATACCCTTTATTTTGGAAATAATTAGTTATAGCGAACAAGTCTTGTTCTACCATGTCGGGGTGATATACACCGGCTCCTGTGAACCAACTTGTCGTTGTAGAATACTGTTTGGTTAAAACAACATCCCCTAGGTCAGATGCTTCAGCCCGAGTAATGCCTGAAATGACTAGTTTTTTTATACGTCCATGAGGACCCTCTTTAATCTGAATAGAAATGTCGATAAAACCTTCTTGCTCATTCTGATTATGAGAATAGGACAATTGAGAATCGTAGTATCCGCGTTTTAGATAAAGGGTTCGTAGGGCATCAAAATTTTTAAAAAATAACTCACGATCAAAAAGATCGTTTTTGTAAAGCTCTAGTGTTTTTAAAATTTTATGAGTAGGAATAGCCTCATTCCCAGAAACGTTAACTTGTCTAATGACAGGCTTTGCCGTCAGAACGAGAGAAATAACAGCCTGTCCGCCGTGAAATTCTATGACAGGCTCTACGCGATCAAAACCTTTGGAAAGGGTTCTTAAATCTTCATCAAAATCTGCTTGAGAAAACAGCGTTCCTTGTCTTGTTTTGATTTTGGGAATAGAGCGTTTATTTTGAGCATTCTCTCCTTGAGTTGTTATTGTAACAGATTTGACAACCACACGGCTTTCAGCGACTGCACCAAAAGCTGGTTGTAAAAAAGGAAACAACAGTAAAACAGCAAATCGCAAAATTGTTTTTTCTCGTATTCCAAGCATTATTACTTCCTTTATCTAGAAAAGTGTTCGCTAGGGATGAAGTTTTTATTCCTAAAATTGTGGCGCAGTTCCCTTAGGAAGCGCACCATTTATACTTTTGAGGAAGAGATTGACGTCCCTCTTTCTACTACACTATAGGAACCCAGCCTCACAGTTGTCTTTGCGCGTATTAGATTAAGGCTACCCAAGACCTATCCAATTACAATAGAGAATCGAGGATAATTTGACTAGCCTTACAAATACTCTCAAAAAAAGAGAGCGCCGAAGATTTTGAATCAGAAAAAAAAAGCACCCCTTCTAGCAGGTTCGGGGGAGAACTTAGAAAGGATGCTGGTTGTTAGTAAAAACCAACTAAACCGCCCCAAATATACTTCAAAAGCTGTTTTTTGAAAAACGTTTCGCTTTTGTAAAAATTGTTAAAAGCAATTTCTTCCAGAAAAAGCCCGAGATAAGGTGCTGACATCCACGAAATCAAACGATAAACCAACAGGCATTCCAAGAGCAAGCCTAGAAATTTTTATGGGAAGATTTGAGAATTCTTGTTTTAAAAATAATGCCGTTGCATCTCCCTCTAATGTGGCATCGAGAGCAACAATAATTTCTTTTGGAGACAAAACTTCTATTTTTTGTTTGAGAGCTTTTAATTTTTCTGGAGATAAGCGTTTCCCTGTAATAGGAGAAAGAAGATTGCCAAGAACAAAGTAGTGGCCTTTGAAAATTTTTGATTTTTCGAAAGAGAAAACATCTTTAGGGGTTGCGACTATGCATAAAAGAGAAGAATCTCTGTCTTTACTACAAAAACTACAGGCGGAATCTGGATTATCTTTTAAGCAAAAGCAGTTCGAACAAGCTGCATGTGCCGTAGAAAATTCTTGTAAAGCAAGGCCAATGGCTTCAACTTGTTGGGGATCCCACTCTAATAATTCGAAAGTTATTTTTTCTGCAGATTTCAGCCCTATGCCAGGCAGTTTCTTTAAAAGTGAAATGAGTCTAGAAATATAGTCAGGATATTTTAACATAAATTTTAAGGTAATTGAGGTCTATTGCCTAGATAATCGATTATGGGGATAGATGCAAAATAAGGGTTAGGGTATAAACCCCTCTAGCAGTATACTCGATTTTTTCTTTTTGTTTTCAGGTGCATGTGAAAAAAGATGTAAGAGCGTCGATCTGGGGGACCGGATCGTATTTGCCTAAAAAAATTTTAACAAATGCTGATCTAGAAAAAATAGTTGAAACTTCAGATGAATGGATTTCGACTAGGACTGGGATAAAAGAGCGCAGAATAGCTTCTGCTGAAGAGTTTTCGTCTTTCATGGGAGCAAAAGCTGCAGAAAAAGCAATAGAGGCTGCGAAAATTTCAAAAAGCCAAGTGGATTGCATTGTATTTTCTACTGCAGCTCCTGATTACATTTTTCCTTCAAGTGCCGCGTTAGCTCAGGCCTATCTGGATATTAAGGAGGTGCCGGCCTTTGATTGTCTGGCGGCATGTACGGGCTTTCTTTATGGATTGTCAATAGCTAAAGCGTATGTTGAATCTGAAATGTATCGGTGTGTTCTGGTAATTGCAGCAGATAAGTTGTCTTCCTTTGTTAATTATAAAGACCGTAATACTTGCGTCTTGTTCGGGGATGGGGGATCGGCCTGTGTTGTTGGCCCTTCCAGACCAGGAGCTTTAGATATACTTAAGGTAAATTTAGGGGCTGATGGAAAGCAAGGGGACTTATTACGGTTGCCAGCGGGAGGAAGTCGTTGTCCTGCTTCTCAAGATACCGTACAAAATCAGCAGCATTTCATTACTATGGAAGGTAAAGAAGTATTTAAACATGCAGTACGGCGGATGGAGTTTGCTGCTAAAACGTGTATTACAGAAGCAGGGTTGCAAGAAAGGGATATAGATTGGTTGGTTCCTCATCAGGCGAATGAGCGTATCATTGATGCTATTGCAAAACGTTTTGCCGTGGATGATTCTCGAGTGTTTAAGACGCTCTCTAAATATGGAAACACCGCAGCTTCTTCTGTAGGGATTGCTTTGCATGAGTTACTGCATATTCATGATATTCGTTCAAAAGAACGACTATTACTAGTTGCTTTCGGTGGAGGATTGTCTTGGGGGGCTGTAATTT is a genomic window containing:
- a CDS encoding alpha-ketoacid dehydrogenase subunit beta, whose protein sequence is MPKFVTLEIREAIRQAIDEEMTRDSNVCILGEEVAEYNGAYKVTKNLLDKWGPTRVIDTPISEAAFSGIGIGAALTGLRPIIEFMSWNFSLVAADQIISHAAKMHYMTGGKFSVPIVFRGANGAAAQVSCQHSHCVEALYANIPGLIVIAPATPADAKGLLKSAIRNNNPVLFLENELDYNLKGELPAEEYLTPIGKARIVQEGNDLTIIAYSRMVAIVEQAAKIAKQRWGLSIEILDLRTIKPLDTAAVLHSVKKTGKCLVVEEGHYFCGVSAEIIATITEHIFDYLDTPPLRICQKETPMPYNKTLEMATLPNINRILDAIEKIMR
- the pdhA gene encoding pyruvate dehydrogenase (acetyl-transferring) E1 component subunit alpha, which gives rise to MSPLTYNIASEEITEAQVSQVIEDFGTDFCINLLEKMLLIREFEIRGEEAYLEGLVGGFYHSYIGQEAVATAAIACTGKNHWFFSSYRCHGVALLLDIPLHQLAAELLGKETGCALGRGGSMHMCGERFPGGFGIVGGQIPLAAGAAFSMKYQNIPSLSLCFIGDGAVAQGVFHETLNFAALHSLPLMLIIENNGWGMGTALHRAIAKQPIAESQAISYGLSSVTLNGFDLFNSLIGFREAYKHIQQTGSPLIVEALCSRFRGHSISDPNLYRSKEEMRCLLKRDPILFAKEWLVRANVLSEDDFKNLRQVSKTAVLEAFSQARLDPEPAVATLEEGVYA
- the lpxD gene encoding UDP-3-O-(3-hydroxymyristoyl)glucosamine N-acyltransferase — translated: MSQPVYSLEQVADFLKVEFQGNGATLLSGVEEIGEAKSAHITFLDNERYAKHLKTSEAGAIILSRTQFQKHRELNKNFIVVSESPSLVFQKCLELFMSPVETGFSGIHPTAIIHPTAIIEEHVCIEPYAVICQHAHIGASCHIGSGSFIGAYSTIKEHSHIYPRVVIRERVSIGKRVIIQPGAVIGSCGFGYVTSAFGQHKHLKHLGQVIIEDDVEIGANTTIDRGRFRHSIIREGSKIDNLVQIAHQVEIGQHSMVVAQAGIAGSTKIGNHVIIGGQAGITGHICITDHVIMMAQTGVTKSITSPGIYGGAPARPYQEIHRQVAKIRNLPRLEERVASLEKLVQKLEALSEQH
- a CDS encoding OmpH family outer membrane protein encodes the protein MKKLLLFGLLSFASSSALAATSTHAIGIVNLRRCLEESALGKKESAEFEKMKTQFSNSMAKMEEELSSIYSKLQDDDYMEGLSESAATELRKKFEELSAEYNTAQGQYYQILNQSNLKRMQKIMDEVKKASEIVRVQEKLVALFNEDIILSIDASADKTDAVIKILDDSFQNN
- the bamA gene encoding outer membrane protein assembly factor BamA, with product MLGIREKTILRFAVLLLFPFLQPAFGAVAESRVVVKSVTITTQGENAQNKRSIPKIKTRQGTLFSQADFDEDLRTLSKGFDRVEPVIEFHGGQAVISLVLTAKPVIRQVNVSGNEAIPTHKILKTLELYKNDLFDRELFFKNFDALRTLYLKRGYYDSQLSYSHNQNEQEGFIDISIQIKEGPHGRIKKLVISGITRAEASDLGDVVLTKQYSTTTSWFTGAGVYHPDMVEQDLFAITNYFQNKGYADASVTKEISTDAKGNITLLIKVDKGPLYTLGHVHIEGFCALSKRLLDKQLLVGPNSLYCPEKIWTGAQKIRSAYARYGYVNTNVDVAFSAHPTLPVYDITYKISEGSPYKVGLIKIKGNTHTKHDVILHETSLFPGDTFDRLKLEDTETRLRNTGYFKSVSVYTVRSQLDPLDANDLYRDVFIEVKETETGNLGLFLGFSSLDHLFGGAEIAESNFDLFGARHLLKKGFKSLRGGGEYLFLKANLGDKVTDYTVKWTKPHFLNTPWILGVELDKSINKALSKDYFVDTYGGNISTTYILNDKLKYGMYYRGSQTSLSLRKKTQNPNKPGPDLDSNKGFVSAAGLNVLYDSIDNPRKPTMGIRSSLNFELSGLGGTYQFTKLTASGSIYRLLTKKGVLKIRGEAKFIKPFGTTTSEGIPISERFFLGGESTVRGYKPFIIGPKFSPTEPQGGLSSLLLTEEFQYPVISQPCINAFVFLDSGFIGTEEYTIRLKDLCSSAGFGLRFDMMNNVPIMLGWGWPFRPTEILNKEKIDVSQRFFFALGGVF
- the recR gene encoding recombination mediator RecR codes for the protein MLKYPDYISRLISLLKKLPGIGLKSAEKITFELLEWDPQQVEAIGLALQEFSTAHAACSNCFCLKDNPDSACSFCSKDRDSSLLCIVATPKDVFSFEKSKIFKGHYFVLGNLLSPITGKRLSPEKLKALKQKIEVLSPKEIIVALDATLEGDATALFLKQEFSNLPIKISRLALGMPVGLSFDFVDVSTLSRAFSGRNCF
- a CDS encoding ketoacyl-ACP synthase III: MKKDVRASIWGTGSYLPKKILTNADLEKIVETSDEWISTRTGIKERRIASAEEFSSFMGAKAAEKAIEAAKISKSQVDCIVFSTAAPDYIFPSSAALAQAYLDIKEVPAFDCLAACTGFLYGLSIAKAYVESEMYRCVLVIAADKLSSFVNYKDRNTCVLFGDGGSACVVGPSRPGALDILKVNLGADGKQGDLLRLPAGGSRCPASQDTVQNQQHFITMEGKEVFKHAVRRMEFAAKTCITEAGLQERDIDWLVPHQANERIIDAIAKRFAVDDSRVFKTLSKYGNTAASSVGIALHELLHIHDIRSKERLLLVAFGGGLSWGAVILQQR